From a single Gimesia fumaroli genomic region:
- a CDS encoding DUF1559 family PulG-like putative transporter — MSFFNLRSVFSETRQSSSKSSHKNGFTLIELLVVIAIIAVLVALLLPAVQQAREAARMAQCKNNLRQIVLACHMYADSNSGYWPPASADGGDYVNGNKERWHGKRVTSNGTTKFRPHLGPLAPYLEQNAAIKKCPTFGNFGEHGTVANAFEGGAGGYGYNQTYLGGTPWKNTSDLLYQVPTRMREIGSLARTVAFADAALAQGFPDLHIIEYSFIEPPFFIDSWGSPGSTPPVPPTFEETTFRPDPSIHFRHTGTVANIGWADGRVTSAVMSGTGTSAYGGDPKKFQIGWFGPMDSNILFSHKDKLNSEMGGVQ; from the coding sequence ATGTCTTTTTTCAATTTGCGATCTGTGTTTTCTGAAACCAGACAGAGTTCTTCCAAGTCATCTCATAAAAACGGCTTTACTCTAATTGAACTGCTGGTGGTGATTGCCATCATCGCCGTCCTCGTAGCTCTACTGTTACCCGCAGTACAGCAGGCTCGTGAAGCAGCCCGGATGGCGCAGTGCAAAAATAATCTCCGGCAGATTGTTCTGGCCTGCCATATGTATGCTGATTCCAATAGTGGATACTGGCCTCCTGCTTCTGCCGATGGGGGTGATTACGTTAATGGAAACAAGGAACGCTGGCATGGAAAACGAGTGACCTCCAATGGGACTACGAAGTTTAGGCCACATTTGGGACCACTGGCTCCCTACCTGGAACAGAACGCGGCCATTAAAAAGTGCCCCACCTTTGGTAACTTTGGCGAACACGGAACTGTCGCGAATGCGTTCGAGGGAGGCGCGGGGGGATATGGTTACAATCAGACCTACCTGGGCGGAACGCCTTGGAAAAATACGAGTGACCTGTTGTATCAGGTTCCAACAAGAATGCGGGAAATTGGTAGTCTGGCGCGCACCGTTGCGTTTGCTGATGCCGCACTCGCCCAGGGCTTTCCCGACCTGCATATCATAGAATATAGTTTTATTGAACCTCCTTTCTTTATCGATAGTTGGGGCTCGCCTGGCTCAACGCCTCCTGTTCCTCCCACTTTTGAAGAAACAACATTTCGTCCTGATCCGTCGATTCATTTCCGACACACGGGAACGGTCGCCAATATCGGTTGGGCAGACGGACGTGTGACATCAGCAGTCATGTCGGGAACAGGCACCTCGGCGTACGGCGGTGATCCCAAGAAATTTCAGATCGGCTGGTTCGGCCCGATGGACAGCAACATTCTGTTCAGCCATAAGGACAAACTGAATTCCGAGATGGGAGGCGTTCAATAA
- a CDS encoding SPFH domain-containing protein, translated as MGFWMDKLRAELVDIIEWIDDSKHVLTWRFPRYQNEIKNGAELIVRPGQMALFVHRGQVADVFEPGHYQLTTDNLPILGTLQGWKHGFNSPFRSEVYFVNTTQITDLKWGTPNPIMLRDPEFGPIRLRAFGNYSLKANDPRILVKELVGTDGEFHSNEINELLRSIILSSFADLIGESKYAALDLASKYSEISTELKAIVNERIDDEYGLEVPQLLIVNISLPETVEKALDTRTSMGVIGDMNQFQQYQMGQAMLSAAENPSGGGAAEGMGLGMGFAMANRMMGAPGMGAQGQTAPPPPPAAWHIAVNGQTQGPFPLEQISQGIASGQISGSTQVWSAGMAGWLPASQVPQLAGYFQAATPPPPPPAS; from the coding sequence ATGGGATTCTGGATGGATAAATTACGGGCCGAACTCGTTGATATCATTGAGTGGATCGACGATTCGAAACATGTTCTCACCTGGCGATTTCCCCGCTATCAGAATGAAATCAAAAATGGGGCGGAACTGATCGTACGACCGGGACAGATGGCACTCTTCGTGCATCGTGGACAGGTTGCCGATGTCTTCGAGCCAGGCCATTATCAACTTACCACTGACAACCTGCCGATTTTAGGAACACTGCAAGGCTGGAAGCACGGCTTCAACAGCCCCTTTCGTTCTGAGGTCTATTTTGTCAATACCACACAGATCACAGACCTGAAGTGGGGCACACCAAATCCAATTATGCTCCGCGATCCCGAGTTCGGCCCTATTCGGTTGCGTGCCTTCGGAAACTATTCGCTCAAAGCCAATGATCCGCGGATCCTCGTGAAAGAACTCGTAGGCACTGATGGTGAGTTTCATTCGAATGAGATCAATGAACTGTTAAGATCGATCATTCTCAGCTCGTTTGCCGATCTGATTGGTGAATCCAAGTATGCTGCACTCGATCTCGCTTCCAAATACAGCGAGATTTCGACCGAGCTGAAAGCAATAGTGAATGAACGGATTGACGATGAATACGGTCTTGAAGTACCACAATTGCTGATCGTAAATATTTCGCTTCCGGAAACAGTAGAAAAAGCACTGGATACTCGGACCAGCATGGGCGTCATCGGCGATATGAACCAGTTCCAGCAATACCAGATGGGGCAAGCGATGCTCTCTGCTGCTGAGAACCCGTCCGGCGGTGGCGCCGCCGAAGGCATGGGGCTCGGTATGGGCTTTGCGATGGCCAACCGCATGATGGGAGCACCTGGCATGGGGGCACAGGGGCAAACGGCGCCTCCACCACCACCGGCGGCCTGGCATATTGCCGTTAATGGTCAGACCCAAGGCCCCTTTCCGCTGGAACAGATCTCACAGGGAATCGCCAGCGGCCAGATTTCAGGAAGCACTCAGGTCTGGTCTGCAGGGATGGCGGGCTGGTTGCCGGCCAGTCAGGTACCCCAGTTGGCTGGTTATTTTCAAGCAGCAACACCTCCGCCCCCACCTCCAGCCAGTTAA
- a CDS encoding FG-GAP repeat domain-containing protein, producing the protein MNIKHEYYRRLNTLSVAALLVLLGGSLELSAGETWQRQQLDAAFRSEGSAAADVNKDGKMDVIAGDVWYEAPDWKMHEVRKPGKFVAGVGYSDSFCNFAYDINQDGWTDFIYVSFPGKEFYWYENPKNKSGHWKEHLIWHSICNETPKFEDLNGDGKPELIFGSQPEQQMGYLEIPPPEQATKKWTFMPISKPGDPMKNGTFKYYHGLGVGDVNKDGRQDVLIPNGWWEGPKEFGEGLWNFHPFTLSVSGSEPPEKMADLYVEDLDQDGDNDIIGSSAHAFGVWWFENVSEDGKPKYKAHLIDKSYSQTHAMHFIDMNGDGQRDMVTGKRFFAHNGKDPGGKDPVVMYWYEIKRGKNSAPQIIPHKIEAGNDTGVGTQFSMADMNGDGRPDIVLSNKKGVNVLIQN; encoded by the coding sequence ATGAATATCAAACATGAGTACTATCGCCGCTTGAATACGCTTTCTGTCGCCGCACTGCTGGTTCTGCTGGGAGGTTCGCTTGAACTTTCCGCCGGCGAAACCTGGCAACGTCAACAACTGGATGCCGCGTTCCGCTCGGAAGGTTCTGCCGCGGCCGATGTCAATAAAGATGGCAAAATGGATGTGATTGCCGGCGATGTCTGGTACGAAGCACCGGACTGGAAAATGCACGAAGTTCGCAAACCCGGAAAATTTGTTGCCGGCGTGGGATACAGCGACAGCTTCTGCAACTTTGCTTACGACATCAACCAGGATGGCTGGACCGATTTCATTTACGTCAGTTTTCCCGGCAAAGAATTCTACTGGTATGAAAACCCAAAAAATAAATCAGGTCACTGGAAAGAACACTTGATCTGGCACAGTATCTGTAATGAAACGCCCAAATTCGAAGATCTGAACGGCGACGGCAAACCGGAGCTGATCTTTGGCTCACAGCCGGAGCAGCAGATGGGATATCTGGAAATTCCACCGCCGGAACAGGCTACGAAAAAATGGACCTTCATGCCGATCAGCAAACCCGGCGATCCCATGAAAAACGGCACGTTCAAATATTATCACGGCCTGGGCGTCGGCGATGTTAACAAAGATGGCCGCCAGGACGTTCTGATTCCCAATGGCTGGTGGGAAGGACCCAAAGAATTCGGAGAAGGGCTCTGGAATTTCCATCCGTTTACATTGAGTGTCAGTGGCTCCGAGCCTCCTGAAAAAATGGCTGACCTGTATGTGGAAGACCTTGACCAGGATGGCGATAATGACATCATTGGCAGTTCAGCACATGCGTTTGGCGTCTGGTGGTTTGAGAATGTTTCAGAAGATGGCAAGCCAAAATATAAAGCGCATCTGATTGATAAGAGCTACTCACAAACCCACGCGATGCACTTCATCGACATGAACGGCGACGGGCAGCGGGATATGGTCACCGGTAAACGGTTCTTTGCTCACAACGGTAAAGATCCAGGCGGTAAAGACCCGGTTGTGATGTACTGGTATGAAATCAAACGGGGTAAGAACTCCGCGCCTCAGATCATTCCTCACAAGATTGAAGCGGGCAACGATACCGGCGTGGGAACTCAGTTTTCCATGGCGGATATGAACGGCGATGGCCGCCCTGATATCGTACTCTCGAATAAAAAAGGCGTGAATGTTCTGATCCAGAATTAA
- a CDS encoding glycosyltransferase family 4 protein, producing MRVAHIITRMIIGGAQQNTLYTVEDQYRDYDDQVSLMTGPTEGPEGTLIPRAEQGGFDLRIVPHLTRSISPMNDWRAYRELIAELRDYQPDLVHTHSSKAGILGRAAAWHLKLPTVHTIHGAAFHFGQSPVHYHAYIAAEKWAARRCDRLISVCDAMTDQYVAAGIATQDRYDTVYSGMEVEPFLTPSRPPEEVRRELGIEPEHIVIGKVARLFHLKGHKYLIEAAKQVVEAQPQVRFLLVGDGILRAEFEQRIAEPGLSEHFIFAGLVPPERVPELIHAMDIVVHTSVWEGLARVLPQGLIAGKPVVSYDVDGAREVVLPDETGYLLPPESIEPLSQALMELAADPEKRRRFGQTGRERFTDQFRHETMTRRLREIYQRVLDERSQQ from the coding sequence GTGAGAGTCGCGCATATTATCACCCGGATGATCATTGGCGGTGCGCAGCAGAATACGCTCTATACGGTCGAAGATCAGTATCGCGATTATGACGATCAAGTCTCACTCATGACCGGGCCGACCGAGGGACCCGAAGGAACCCTGATTCCCCGGGCCGAGCAGGGTGGTTTCGATTTACGGATCGTTCCGCATCTGACACGCAGCATCAGTCCGATGAATGACTGGCGCGCGTATCGTGAACTGATTGCCGAACTCCGCGACTATCAGCCCGATCTGGTACACACTCATAGTTCGAAAGCCGGCATTCTTGGACGGGCGGCTGCCTGGCATCTGAAACTGCCGACGGTGCATACGATTCACGGAGCCGCCTTTCACTTCGGCCAGTCTCCCGTGCATTATCACGCTTATATTGCTGCAGAGAAATGGGCGGCCCGCCGCTGTGACCGGCTTATCAGTGTGTGTGATGCGATGACCGATCAGTATGTCGCAGCCGGCATCGCCACCCAGGATCGCTACGATACCGTCTACAGCGGAATGGAAGTCGAGCCGTTTCTCACGCCGTCGCGTCCCCCGGAAGAGGTCCGTCGAGAATTGGGCATTGAACCCGAGCACATCGTCATCGGCAAAGTAGCACGGCTCTTTCATTTGAAAGGGCACAAGTATTTGATTGAAGCCGCCAAACAGGTTGTCGAGGCACAGCCGCAGGTTCGCTTTCTGCTGGTCGGCGATGGAATTCTCAGAGCGGAATTTGAACAACGCATCGCCGAACCGGGGCTCTCAGAGCATTTCATCTTCGCCGGTCTGGTGCCTCCCGAGCGAGTGCCGGAATTGATTCATGCGATGGATATCGTCGTGCATACCAGCGTCTGGGAAGGACTGGCCCGCGTGCTGCCTCAAGGATTGATCGCCGGCAAACCGGTGGTTTCGTACGACGTGGATGGTGCCCGGGAAGTAGTGCTTCCCGACGAAACCGGTTATCTTCTGCCGCCTGAATCAATTGAACCACTCTCGCAGGCATTGATGGAACTTGCCGCGGATCCGGAAAAACGCCGTCGGTTTGGTCAGACGGGACGGGAACGATTCACCGATCAATTTCGCCACGAAACGATGACGCGTCGTCTGCGCGAGATATATCAGCGAGTGCTTGACGAACGAAGTCAGCAGTAA
- a CDS encoding NHL domain-containing protein, protein MKRMQVFFSILLIGLFASSLSAQTVKTLAGTGKQGHSGDGGPAVKAMVGEPYGLTLGPDGALYVCEIKSHVIRRIDEKTGTISTVAGSGNKGYSGDGGSALKAELNEPYEVRFDKAGNMYFVEMVNNIVRRVDAKTGQIETVAGTGKKGFSGDGGPATEATFSRPHSIALDNNDNLYICDIGNHRIRRVDLKSGIVSTFSGTGARKPTPDGAKVSGTPLNGPRALDFFADGSGKGSLYLALREGNKVYRIDLDNETLHHIAGTGKKGYTGHGGPAKEATLSGPKGISVAPNGDIYLADTESHTIRVIRKKNGIIETAVGDGKKGDGLDGDPAKCRMARPHGVYVGPKGNVYIGDSETYRVRKLTTGQN, encoded by the coding sequence ATGAAGCGCATGCAAGTTTTTTTCAGCATCTTACTAATCGGCCTGTTCGCCTCGTCCCTTTCTGCACAAACCGTCAAAACACTGGCGGGCACCGGCAAACAGGGACACTCAGGAGACGGCGGCCCCGCTGTGAAGGCGATGGTCGGCGAGCCTTATGGTCTCACGCTCGGCCCGGATGGCGCGTTGTATGTTTGTGAAATCAAAAGCCACGTCATTCGCCGGATTGATGAAAAAACGGGGACGATTTCCACTGTCGCCGGTTCGGGCAATAAAGGGTACAGCGGCGATGGCGGTTCGGCGCTGAAAGCGGAACTGAACGAGCCTTACGAAGTTCGCTTTGACAAAGCGGGCAATATGTATTTCGTGGAAATGGTGAATAACATCGTGCGCCGCGTGGATGCCAAAACCGGTCAGATTGAAACCGTTGCAGGCACCGGCAAGAAAGGCTTCTCCGGGGATGGAGGACCGGCGACGGAAGCGACTTTTTCAAGACCGCATTCGATCGCATTGGACAACAACGACAATCTGTATATCTGTGATATCGGCAATCATCGGATTCGCCGCGTCGATTTGAAATCAGGCATCGTCAGCACGTTTTCCGGTACCGGCGCACGCAAGCCAACTCCCGATGGTGCGAAGGTTTCTGGTACTCCCCTCAACGGTCCACGGGCTTTGGATTTCTTCGCTGATGGCTCTGGAAAGGGCTCTTTGTATCTCGCTTTGCGGGAAGGGAATAAGGTGTATCGGATCGATTTGGATAATGAGACTTTACATCACATCGCGGGGACTGGTAAAAAAGGATATACAGGGCATGGCGGACCAGCCAAAGAAGCGACTTTGTCAGGCCCGAAAGGAATTTCCGTCGCACCGAACGGAGACATTTATCTGGCTGATACCGAAAGCCATACGATTCGCGTGATCCGCAAGAAAAACGGCATCATCGAGACAGCCGTGGGAGATGGCAAAAAAGGAGATGGCCTTGATGGCGACCCTGCAAAATGCCGCATGGCACGGCCACATGGTGTTTATGTGGGCCCCAAAGGAAATGTCTATATTGGTGACAGTGAAACTTACCGCGTTCGCAAGTTAACTACGGGACAAAATTAA
- a CDS encoding aminotransferase class I/II-fold pyridoxal phosphate-dependent enzyme: MRGESEVPSSDDGFTIPVAERVKRLPPYLFGKINKLKYQKRVAGVDVIDLGMGNPTDPPDPLIVEKMAEAVADPRNHRYSVANGIANLRKEVTSRYWKKYGVRLDPDSEVVACIGSKEGFSHLCLALMGPGDTAIVPSPSFPVHVYAVMLAAGNVIELDVREPDQFLKNIAYTCEHLYPKPRVVVVNFPHNPSATVIEQDFYVELVRLARKYSFLVISDFAYADICFDGYKAPSFLATPGASEVGVEFTTMSKGFSMAGWRIGFCSGNSEMVRALSTIKGYYDYGLFQPVQIAAIVAMRHCEAAVDSIAAEYQQRRDVFCSGLERLGWEIERPKAGMFVWAKIPEPWAQMGSIDFAMKLLDEGGVAVSPGRGFGEDGEGYLRMAIVENSQRLRQAVKQIGKCMKSEEIAAE, translated from the coding sequence ATGCGTGGCGAATCGGAAGTTCCCTCATCAGACGATGGTTTTACCATCCCTGTTGCAGAGAGAGTAAAGCGTTTACCCCCTTATCTTTTCGGAAAAATCAACAAGCTGAAATACCAGAAGCGTGTGGCGGGTGTTGACGTGATCGATCTGGGAATGGGTAACCCGACCGATCCGCCTGATCCGTTGATTGTGGAGAAAATGGCGGAAGCAGTCGCTGATCCGCGAAACCACCGATATTCAGTCGCCAACGGAATTGCGAACCTGAGAAAAGAAGTGACGTCTCGTTATTGGAAGAAATATGGCGTGCGACTGGATCCCGATTCCGAAGTCGTCGCCTGTATCGGTTCCAAAGAAGGCTTCAGCCATCTGTGTCTGGCGCTGATGGGCCCCGGCGATACCGCCATCGTGCCGTCCCCTTCTTTTCCCGTTCACGTTTATGCGGTGATGTTGGCTGCAGGGAATGTGATTGAACTCGACGTTCGCGAGCCCGATCAGTTTCTTAAGAATATCGCTTATACCTGCGAACATCTTTATCCCAAGCCGCGCGTGGTAGTGGTGAACTTCCCTCACAACCCCAGTGCCACCGTGATCGAGCAGGACTTTTATGTGGAACTGGTTCGCCTGGCGCGTAAATATTCGTTTCTGGTGATCAGTGACTTCGCATATGCAGATATCTGTTTCGACGGTTACAAAGCCCCCAGCTTTTTAGCAACTCCCGGCGCTTCCGAGGTCGGTGTGGAATTCACAACGATGAGTAAGGGATTCAGCATGGCTGGCTGGCGCATCGGGTTTTGCTCGGGCAACTCGGAAATGGTGCGGGCACTTTCGACCATTAAAGGCTACTACGACTACGGCCTGTTTCAGCCGGTTCAGATCGCCGCAATCGTCGCCATGCGTCACTGTGAAGCCGCTGTCGACAGTATCGCCGCGGAATATCAGCAACGCCGCGATGTCTTCTGTAGCGGCCTGGAACGACTGGGCTGGGAAATCGAACGCCCTAAAGCCGGCATGTTCGTCTGGGCAAAGATTCCCGAACCCTGGGCTCAAATGGGGTCGATTGATTTCGCGATGAAGCTGCTTGATGAAGGGGGCGTTGCAGTCAGCCCCGGTCGCGGGTTCGGCGAAGACGGAGAAGGTTATCTGCGGATGGCCATCGTCGAAAATTCACAACGCCTCAGGCAGGCCGTGAAGCAAATCGGGAAATGCATGAAGTCGGAAGAAATCGCCGCGGAATAG
- a CDS encoding sialidase family protein, with translation MKFVIRCKLLVIISALIGFYHQNDLFADEKDQSNLSDTAKIQRVLQLPPTENNPRNSEGDFITLQDGRILFVYTHFTGGAADHSSAYLAGRYSSDGGKTWTSQDQTIIENDGKQNIMSVSLLRLQSGQIALFYARKNSIHDLLPVMRLSNDEGAHWSKPVEIIPQEQRGYYVLNNDRVIQLKNGRIVIPLALHQNLKGSDRFNPNARFLCYYSDDNGKTWQRGEEVVVEKQPGKKQPYMQEPGVVELKDGRLMGFCRTNGGSQYVEYSQDGGKSFSQLKPSHLVSPVSPASIERIPSTGDLLLVWNNHHGISPQLRGKRTPLTIAVSKDEGKTWEHIQNIEDNPNGWYCYTAIEFTPAGVLLGHCAGDRTKNNGLAQSQITLIPFSRIYEK, from the coding sequence ATGAAATTTGTCATTCGCTGTAAGTTGTTAGTCATCATCTCTGCTTTGATTGGCTTCTATCATCAAAATGACCTCTTTGCAGACGAGAAAGATCAGAGCAATTTATCTGACACTGCTAAAATACAACGCGTACTGCAGTTACCACCCACTGAAAATAACCCGCGCAACAGCGAAGGAGATTTCATTACGCTACAAGACGGGCGCATCCTCTTTGTGTACACACATTTTACTGGAGGTGCTGCCGATCACTCTTCTGCTTATCTGGCAGGTCGCTATTCGTCTGACGGAGGCAAGACATGGACTTCTCAGGACCAGACAATTATTGAGAACGACGGCAAACAGAATATCATGTCGGTTTCTCTACTGCGGTTACAGTCGGGACAAATCGCTTTGTTCTATGCGCGGAAAAATTCCATTCACGATTTACTCCCCGTGATGCGTCTCAGTAACGATGAAGGAGCCCACTGGAGTAAACCGGTTGAGATCATTCCTCAAGAGCAGAGAGGCTATTATGTTCTGAATAATGATCGGGTCATTCAATTAAAAAACGGCCGTATTGTGATTCCTCTGGCGTTACATCAAAATCTGAAAGGCTCTGATCGCTTCAACCCCAATGCCCGGTTTCTCTGTTATTACTCAGACGATAATGGCAAGACCTGGCAGCGCGGCGAAGAGGTTGTTGTCGAAAAACAGCCGGGGAAAAAGCAACCTTATATGCAGGAGCCCGGCGTAGTCGAGCTCAAAGACGGCAGACTAATGGGGTTCTGTCGAACCAACGGCGGCAGTCAGTATGTTGAGTACTCACAGGATGGCGGCAAGTCATTTTCCCAGCTCAAGCCGTCCCATCTTGTTTCACCGGTTTCACCTGCATCGATAGAACGTATCCCTTCCACCGGCGATTTACTGCTGGTCTGGAACAATCATCACGGCATCAGCCCGCAATTGCGCGGCAAGAGAACGCCGCTGACCATTGCCGTCTCCAAAGATGAAGGCAAGACCTGGGAACATATTCAGAACATTGAAGACAATCCGAATGGCTGGTACTGCTATACCGCGATAGAGTTCACACCCGCTGGGGTGCTGCTGGGTCATTGTGCTGGTGACCGAACGAAAAATAATGGTCTGGCTCAGTCGCAGATCACATTGATTCCGTTTTCGAGGATCTATGAAAAGTAA
- a CDS encoding peptidylprolyl isomerase produces MGDPTPNPHATNAKTNSKRKILFFAAGTGLVLFAGILFFQTFNAKDGAAGEEKQAGKVRLSGSQPTLRSQPVAKVGSVVITEDELARECLALYGPEVLENVVNRAIIQQACQKAGVVVEQAEVHAEVEKIAKRFNLDTKTWYDMLQAERKMNPNQYRRNVIWPMLALRKLAGQQTNLTQAQVQKAFIRDYGPRVKARMIMLDNLHRAQKTWDDVKRNPAEFERIARDYSIEPNSRALGGAIQPIPQYSDNESLWKAAFKLKEGEVSGIIQIGPSRYAILFCEGRTEPVVTDINEVKNQLVEQLTEEQTQEAVARVFAKLKEETRVDNYITNTTTGGVSQTSGTNFSKGQVKQAIPNPTQGFNRAGK; encoded by the coding sequence ATGGGCGACCCAACCCCAAACCCGCATGCGACCAACGCCAAGACAAACTCGAAACGAAAAATACTCTTTTTCGCAGCCGGTACAGGGCTGGTTCTTTTCGCTGGCATTCTTTTCTTCCAGACCTTCAATGCCAAAGATGGTGCTGCCGGTGAAGAGAAACAAGCTGGCAAGGTACGACTTTCCGGATCCCAGCCAACGCTCCGCAGCCAGCCGGTTGCCAAAGTGGGCAGTGTTGTAATTACTGAAGATGAGCTGGCTCGTGAATGCCTGGCTCTCTATGGACCGGAAGTTCTGGAAAACGTGGTGAACCGGGCCATCATTCAACAAGCTTGCCAGAAAGCGGGAGTCGTTGTCGAACAGGCTGAAGTTCACGCCGAAGTCGAAAAGATTGCAAAACGCTTCAATCTGGATACCAAAACCTGGTACGACATGTTGCAGGCTGAGCGAAAAATGAATCCTAATCAGTATCGCCGGAATGTGATCTGGCCAATGCTGGCTTTACGGAAACTGGCTGGTCAACAGACAAACTTGACTCAGGCACAGGTTCAGAAAGCATTTATTCGAGATTACGGCCCGCGCGTCAAAGCTCGGATGATCATGCTGGACAATCTGCATCGTGCTCAGAAAACCTGGGATGATGTCAAAAGAAATCCAGCTGAATTTGAACGAATCGCCCGCGACTACTCAATTGAGCCGAACAGCCGTGCTCTGGGTGGTGCCATTCAGCCGATTCCGCAATACTCAGACAACGAGAGCCTCTGGAAAGCCGCTTTCAAGCTGAAAGAAGGAGAGGTTTCCGGGATCATTCAGATTGGTCCAAGCCGTTATGCCATTCTGTTCTGCGAAGGCCGCACGGAACCCGTTGTGACCGACATCAACGAAGTCAAAAACCAACTGGTAGAACAGTTGACAGAAGAACAAACACAAGAAGCAGTTGCCCGCGTGTTTGCCAAGCTGAAAGAGGAAACCCGGGTGGACAACTATATCACCAACACCACAACCGGTGGGGTTTCGCAGACTTCGGGAACGAATTTCTCGAAAGGTCAAGTGAAACAAGCGATTCCTAACCCGACTCAAGGATTTAACCGAGCCGGTAAGTAG
- a CDS encoding right-handed parallel beta-helix repeat-containing protein, producing the protein MRPVILSRRQFLETAVVTGFGSASIKQLVASETPAVKQRRATDGDQRFEPDWDERISISVGTDRGDIVGSSDKALQAAIDYIAGKGGGTVRILPGTFTLRNALHLPSRIRLLGSGPETIITKGASETVALSEDSDWYDQEITLEKSAGFQVGDGVVLISKNPNTGSQDVIKRTLVARSGNRFKLNDGLRKNLWLSGKPTASSLFPLLTSEYTKNVVIENLTLDGNRKNNTNLNGNYGGCIFLQDCNRYTIRDVTTRNYNGDGISFQICHDVKVEHCHSHDNAGLGVHPGSGSQRPQIINSRFENNHIGLFWCWGVKYGLAEKNQLTGNNFGISIGHNDTDNIMRENVISNSGKVGILFRDDARGKNFWANRNTVVKNQIINSGADQGVAIDITGKTSDLIITDNTIVEQRKPMQRTGIRIGPDAGTVKLADNQIQGFMKSIDDQRKNT; encoded by the coding sequence ATGAGACCAGTGATACTTTCCCGCCGACAGTTTTTAGAAACCGCCGTAGTAACCGGCTTCGGTTCTGCGAGCATCAAGCAACTCGTAGCCAGCGAGACTCCTGCAGTGAAACAACGCCGCGCGACCGATGGGGATCAGCGGTTCGAACCCGATTGGGACGAGCGGATTTCCATCTCGGTGGGGACGGATCGCGGAGACATTGTCGGTTCTAGTGACAAAGCCCTGCAGGCTGCCATCGATTATATCGCTGGTAAAGGAGGTGGCACGGTCCGAATTCTGCCAGGAACGTTCACTCTAAGAAATGCATTGCACCTGCCTTCCCGAATTCGCCTGCTCGGAAGCGGTCCGGAGACGATCATTACTAAAGGTGCTTCTGAAACCGTCGCCCTATCAGAAGATTCTGACTGGTACGACCAGGAGATCACGCTCGAGAAATCAGCCGGCTTTCAGGTGGGTGACGGTGTGGTACTGATTTCGAAGAATCCCAACACAGGCAGTCAGGATGTAATAAAGCGTACGCTCGTGGCACGATCCGGAAACCGCTTTAAATTGAATGACGGCCTTCGGAAAAATCTCTGGCTCTCCGGTAAGCCGACGGCGTCATCTCTGTTCCCACTCCTTACCAGCGAATATACGAAAAATGTGGTCATCGAAAATCTGACGCTGGATGGCAACCGGAAAAATAATACCAATCTGAATGGGAATTATGGAGGTTGTATTTTTCTGCAGGACTGCAATCGTTACACGATTCGCGATGTGACCACGCGCAATTACAACGGTGATGGAATCAGCTTCCAGATCTGTCACGATGTAAAAGTCGAACATTGCCACAGTCACGATAATGCCGGTCTCGGCGTACACCCGGGCTCCGGTTCACAGCGCCCGCAGATCATAAACAGTCGATTTGAAAACAATCATATCGGCCTGTTCTGGTGCTGGGGAGTGAAATACGGACTGGCCGAAAAAAATCAGCTGACGGGAAACAACTTCGGAATTTCGATTGGTCACAACGATACCGACAACATCATGCGCGAGAATGTGATTTCCAATAGCGGAAAAGTAGGCATTCTGTTTCGTGATGACGCCCGCGGGAAAAACTTCTGGGCCAATCGAAATACGGTGGTGAAAAATCAAATTATCAATAGCGGCGCAGATCAGGGAGTCGCCATTGATATTACCGGCAAAACGTCTGATCTGATCATCACAGACAATACGATTGTTGAACAGAGAAAGCCCATGCAGCGCACGGGCATTCGTATTGGACCAGACGCTGGAACCGTCAAGTTGGCCGACAATCAAATTCAAGGCTTTATGAAATCCATCGACGATCAACGCAAAAACACTTGA